One segment of Streptomyces sp. NBC_01463 DNA contains the following:
- a CDS encoding helix-turn-helix transcriptional regulator has protein sequence MTSRTDPAQHLSDLARLRRVRDRIDREYAQPLDVEALARGVHMSAGHLSREFRRAYGEPPYGYLMTRRIERAMALLRRGDLSVTDICFEVGCSSLGTFSTRFTELVGVSPSVYRRQAQEAEQTGAGVPSCLEKQVTRPIRNREAPVRKPD, from the coding sequence GTGACCAGCAGAACCGACCCTGCACAGCACCTGAGCGACCTCGCACGGCTCCGCCGCGTCCGCGACCGCATCGACAGGGAGTACGCGCAGCCGCTGGACGTCGAGGCGCTCGCCCGCGGCGTGCACATGTCGGCCGGGCATCTCAGCCGCGAGTTCCGGCGCGCCTACGGCGAGCCCCCGTACGGCTACCTCATGACCCGGCGCATCGAGCGGGCGATGGCCCTGCTGCGCCGCGGCGACCTCAGCGTCACCGACATCTGCTTCGAGGTCGGCTGCTCCTCGCTGGGGACCTTCAGCACCCGCTTCACCGAGCTGGTCGGGGTGTCTCCCAGCGTCTACCGGCGCCAGGCGCAGGAGGCGGAGCAGACCGGGGCGGGGGTGCCCTCGTGCCTGGAGAAGCAGGTGACACGACCGATCAGGAATCGAGAAGCGCCGGTCAGGAAGCCGGATTAG
- a CDS encoding VOC family protein — protein MRIHLSSVFVDDQDKALRFYTEVLGFVKKTEVPIGTDRWLTVVSPEAPDGTELLLEPDGHPAVKPYKQALVKDGIPATAFAVDDVPAEFERLSRLGVRFTQEPLEMGPVTIAVLDDTCGNLIQIVHDKDA, from the coding sequence ATGAGGATCCACCTGTCCAGTGTCTTCGTCGACGACCAGGACAAGGCCCTGCGCTTCTACACGGAGGTGCTGGGCTTCGTGAAGAAGACCGAGGTCCCCATCGGCACGGACCGGTGGCTGACCGTGGTCTCGCCGGAGGCCCCCGACGGAACGGAACTCCTGCTGGAGCCCGACGGCCACCCCGCGGTGAAGCCGTACAAGCAGGCACTGGTCAAGGACGGCATCCCGGCCACCGCCTTCGCCGTGGACGACGTGCCGGCGGAGTTCGAGCGGCTGAGCAGGCTCGGGGTGCGCTTCACCCAGGAGCCCCTGGAGATGGGACCGGTCACCATCGCGGTCCTGGACGACACCTGCGGCAACCTGATCCAGATCGTGCACGACAAGGACGCCTGA
- a CDS encoding AfsR/SARP family transcriptional regulator yields MVIGVLGPLVVTVNGTSVVPSAAKPRQVLALLAANLGRHVSMAAMAEELWDGDPPGRPSGVVQTYVKQLRRGLSAAYEPVGGPDGKDVLVRSHTGYILDPPEADVDVDAREFERLALRGQRALAEDEVADAARILVQALTVWRGPALADVRTGPVLETEVRRLDEVRRGALESRIAADLRLGRHAELVSELTVLTTRYPLQENLHAQLILTLYRCGRSWQALEVFRKLRASFVREIGIEPSQRLQRLHHAILADDPSLASPAYDLAVF; encoded by the coding sequence ATGGTGATCGGAGTCCTCGGACCGCTGGTCGTGACGGTCAACGGCACGTCCGTGGTGCCCAGCGCGGCGAAACCGCGGCAGGTGCTGGCGTTGCTGGCGGCCAACCTCGGGCGTCATGTGAGCATGGCCGCCATGGCGGAGGAGCTGTGGGACGGCGATCCTCCGGGGCGGCCCTCGGGTGTGGTGCAGACCTACGTGAAGCAGTTGCGGCGAGGACTCTCCGCGGCGTACGAACCGGTCGGCGGCCCCGACGGGAAGGACGTCCTCGTCCGCAGCCACACCGGCTACATCCTGGACCCGCCCGAGGCGGACGTCGACGTGGACGCCCGCGAGTTCGAGCGGCTCGCCCTGCGCGGGCAGCGGGCGCTGGCCGAGGACGAGGTCGCCGACGCCGCACGCATCCTGGTGCAGGCGCTGACCGTGTGGCGCGGCCCCGCCCTGGCGGACGTCCGGACCGGGCCGGTGCTCGAGACCGAGGTGCGGCGCCTCGACGAGGTGCGCCGCGGTGCGCTGGAGAGCCGGATCGCGGCGGACCTGCGGCTGGGCCGCCACGCGGAACTGGTCAGTGAACTCACCGTGCTCACCACCCGCTACCCGCTCCAGGAGAACCTGCACGCCCAGCTGATCCTGACGCTCTACCGCTGCGGGCGGTCCTGGCAGGCCCTGGAGGTCTTCCGGAAGCTGCGCGCCTCGTTCGTGAGGGAGATCGGCATCGAGCCCTCGCAGCGGCTCCAGCGACTGCATCACGCCATTCTCGCCGACGATCCCTCCCTCGCCTCGCCCGCCTACGATTTGGCCGTCTTTTAG
- a CDS encoding inositol monophosphatase family protein → MTSASTESDAQLALRAAQAGAAVVRDMYGASLHRVEKTGGDFATAADLAAEETVLDVLRKARPADAVTGEESGHTGADGAERRWLVDPLCGTLNYAVQNMLVAVNVALRVGSATTAGASADPFSGEVFWTDGTRARVRKDGADQELSPSPASCLVDVNLDPKFPNAPAFRAVELLAAPEFAERFRPRVVSTTLAVAWVAAGRRAAYVTDGDLRDSVHFTAGIALCEAAGCVVTDLHGRPPYTGAGGLIAAADRQTHDALLGMVMNQARAAR, encoded by the coding sequence ATGACGAGCGCGAGCACGGAGTCCGATGCGCAACTGGCCCTGAGGGCAGCACAGGCGGGTGCGGCGGTGGTCCGCGACATGTACGGGGCATCGCTGCACCGCGTGGAGAAGACCGGCGGTGACTTCGCGACGGCCGCGGACCTCGCCGCCGAGGAGACCGTCCTCGACGTGCTGCGGAAGGCCCGGCCCGCTGACGCCGTGACGGGCGAGGAGAGCGGACACACCGGCGCGGACGGCGCGGAGCGCAGATGGCTGGTCGACCCCCTGTGCGGAACGCTGAACTACGCCGTGCAGAACATGCTGGTCGCGGTGAACGTCGCGCTGCGGGTGGGTTCCGCGACGACCGCGGGCGCCTCGGCCGACCCGTTCAGCGGCGAGGTGTTCTGGACCGACGGCACCCGCGCCCGGGTCCGGAAGGACGGCGCGGACCAGGAGCTGTCCCCCTCGCCCGCCTCCTGCCTGGTCGACGTCAACCTCGACCCGAAGTTCCCCAACGCCCCCGCCTTCCGGGCGGTGGAGCTGCTCGCCGCCCCGGAGTTCGCCGAGCGGTTCCGGCCGCGCGTCGTCTCCACCACACTGGCCGTGGCCTGGGTCGCCGCCGGCCGCAGGGCCGCGTACGTCACCGACGGGGACCTGCGCGACAGCGTGCACTTCACCGCCGGCATCGCCCTGTGCGAGGCCGCCGGCTGTGTGGTGACCGACCTCCACGGCCGGCCGCCGTACACCGGAGCGGGCGGCCTGATCGCGGCCGCCGACCGGCAGACGCACGACGCGCTGCTGGGGATGGTCATGAACCAGGCACGGGCCGCCCGTTGA
- a CDS encoding alpha/beta fold hydrolase, whose product MTQYLSQTPQIPTADPTGAGVRLLCFPYAGGGASAYRRWQRGLDEHGAGTRVMPVQLPGREGRMNERRFTDLDALIDDMDEQLDEELEHPYVLYGHSMGALIAYGLAHRRQQRGATLPLALVLSSYRAPHLPAPRIADPGASDEELVAGLAALGGIPRVILNHPEFLAALLPVARDDLLLCTSPVAAAAEPLRIPLHLFIGARDRLVSVPEVVAWRRHAGRGCEVREMPGGHFFIRAHEDTFLRELAVLLRRYAHAPALAGPLPV is encoded by the coding sequence ATGACGCAATACCTGTCCCAGACGCCCCAGATACCGACGGCCGACCCGACCGGAGCCGGTGTGCGGCTGCTCTGCTTCCCGTACGCGGGCGGCGGAGCATCGGCGTACCGGCGCTGGCAGCGCGGCCTCGACGAGCACGGAGCCGGTACGCGGGTGATGCCGGTGCAACTGCCCGGCCGTGAGGGCCGGATGAACGAGCGCAGGTTCACCGACCTCGACGCGCTCATCGACGACATGGACGAGCAGCTCGACGAGGAGCTGGAGCACCCGTACGTGCTGTACGGCCACAGCATGGGTGCGCTCATCGCCTACGGCCTGGCCCACCGCCGCCAGCAGCGCGGTGCCACCCTCCCGCTCGCGCTCGTGCTCAGCTCCTACCGCGCACCCCATCTGCCCGCGCCCAGGATCGCTGACCCGGGAGCGAGCGACGAGGAGCTGGTGGCCGGCCTTGCGGCGCTGGGCGGGATACCGCGGGTGATTCTGAACCACCCGGAGTTCCTGGCGGCGCTGCTGCCCGTCGCCCGTGACGACCTGCTGCTGTGCACCTCCCCGGTGGCCGCGGCCGCCGAACCGCTGAGAATCCCGCTGCACCTGTTCATCGGGGCCAGGGACCGGCTGGTGTCGGTGCCCGAGGTGGTGGCCTGGCGGCGGCACGCCGGGCGCGGCTGCGAGGTGCGGGAGATGCCCGGCGGGCACTTCTTCATCCGCGCCCACGAGGACACGTTCCTGCGCGAACTCGCCGTCCTGCTCCGCCGCTACGCCCATGCCCCGGCACTCGCGGGCCCGCTGCCGGTCTGA
- a CDS encoding excinuclease ABC subunit UvrA — MTRAKRADTPASAPHVGDSHDLIRVHGARVNNLKDVSVDIPKRRLTVFTGVSGSGKSSLVFGTIAAESQRLINETYSAFVQGFMPSLARPEVDVLEGLTTAISVDQQRMGSDPRSTVGTATDAHAMLRILFSRLGKPHIGPPSAYSFNTASVRASGAITVERGDRTKAQKASFQRTGGMCVRCEGRGSVSDIDLSQLYDDTKSLAEGAFTIPGWKSDSQWTVQVYAQSGFVDPDKPIRKYTKKELRDFLYGEAVKVKVNGVNLTYEGLIPKIQKSFLSKDKEAMQPHIRAFVERAVTFTTCPECDGTRLSEGARSSKIKRISIADACTMEIRDLAEWVRGIKEPSVAPLLDALQQTLDSFVEIGLGYLSLDRPAGTLSGGEAQRVKMIRHLGSSLTDVTYVFDEPTIGLHPHDIERMNKLLLRLRDKGNTVLVVEHKPETIVIADHVVDLGPGAGSGGGTVCFEGTVEGLRAGDTITGRHFDDRAAVKDSVREATGALEIRGATANNLRKVDVDVPLGVLVVVTGVAGSGKSSLVHGSIPAGEGVVSVDQSPIRGSRRSNPATYTGLLEPIRKAFAKENGVKPALFSANSEGACPTCNGAGVIFMDLAMMAGVATPCEDCEGKRYQASVLDYHLGGRDISEVLAMSVAEAEEFFGAGDAHLPAAHRILERLADVGLGYLSLGQPLTTLSGGERQRLKLATHMGDKGGVYILDEPTTGLHLADVEQLLGLLDRLVDSGKSVIVVEHHQAVMAHADWIIDLGPGAGHDGGKVVFEGTPADLVEARSTLTGEHLAAYVGG; from the coding sequence ATGACCAGGGCCAAGAGGGCGGACACGCCGGCGTCCGCGCCGCACGTGGGCGACAGCCACGATCTGATCCGGGTGCACGGCGCGCGCGTGAACAACCTCAAGGACGTCAGCGTCGACATCCCCAAGCGCCGGCTGACGGTCTTCACGGGTGTCTCCGGCTCCGGCAAGAGCTCCCTCGTCTTCGGCACGATCGCCGCGGAGTCGCAGCGGCTGATCAACGAGACGTACAGCGCCTTCGTGCAGGGCTTCATGCCCTCGCTGGCGCGGCCCGAGGTCGACGTGCTCGAAGGGCTGACCACCGCGATCAGCGTCGACCAGCAGCGGATGGGATCCGACCCCCGCTCCACGGTCGGCACCGCGACCGACGCCCACGCGATGCTGCGCATCCTGTTCAGCCGGCTCGGCAAGCCGCACATCGGCCCGCCCAGCGCGTACTCCTTCAACACCGCCTCGGTCCGGGCGAGCGGCGCGATCACGGTCGAGCGCGGGGACAGGACCAAGGCGCAGAAGGCGTCCTTCCAGCGCACCGGCGGGATGTGCGTGCGCTGCGAGGGCCGGGGCTCGGTCTCCGACATCGACCTCAGCCAGCTCTACGACGACACCAAGTCGCTCGCCGAAGGCGCGTTCACCATCCCCGGCTGGAAGTCCGACAGCCAGTGGACCGTGCAGGTCTACGCCCAGTCCGGTTTCGTCGACCCGGACAAGCCGATCCGCAAGTACACCAAGAAGGAGCTGCGGGACTTCCTCTACGGAGAGGCGGTCAAGGTCAAGGTCAACGGCGTCAACCTCACCTACGAGGGGCTGATCCCCAAGATCCAGAAGTCGTTCCTGTCCAAGGACAAGGAGGCGATGCAGCCGCACATCCGGGCGTTCGTGGAGCGGGCGGTCACCTTCACCACCTGCCCCGAGTGCGACGGCACCCGGCTCAGCGAGGGTGCCCGGTCCTCGAAGATCAAGCGGATCAGCATCGCGGACGCCTGCACGATGGAGATCAGGGACCTGGCCGAGTGGGTGCGCGGCATCAAGGAGCCTTCGGTGGCGCCGCTGCTCGACGCGCTGCAGCAGACCCTCGACTCGTTCGTGGAGATCGGCCTCGGCTACCTCTCGCTGGACCGGCCCGCGGGCACGCTGTCCGGCGGCGAGGCGCAGCGCGTCAAGATGATCCGCCACCTCGGCTCCTCGCTCACCGATGTCACGTACGTCTTCGACGAGCCCACCATCGGACTGCACCCGCACGACATCGAGCGGATGAACAAGCTGCTCCTGCGGCTGCGGGACAAGGGCAACACGGTGCTCGTCGTCGAGCACAAGCCGGAGACCATCGTGATCGCCGACCATGTCGTCGACCTCGGTCCCGGGGCCGGTTCGGGCGGCGGCACCGTCTGCTTCGAGGGCACGGTCGAGGGGCTGCGGGCCGGTGACACGATCACGGGCCGGCACTTCGACGACCGGGCGGCCGTCAAGGATTCGGTGCGCGAGGCGACCGGGGCACTGGAGATCCGCGGCGCGACGGCGAACAACCTGCGCAAGGTCGACGTCGACGTGCCGCTCGGGGTGCTCGTCGTCGTCACCGGGGTCGCCGGCTCCGGCAAGAGCTCCCTCGTGCACGGCTCGATCCCGGCGGGGGAGGGCGTCGTGTCGGTCGACCAGAGCCCGATCCGCGGCTCGCGGCGCAGCAACCCGGCGACGTACACCGGTCTGCTGGAGCCGATCCGCAAGGCGTTCGCCAAGGAGAACGGCGTGAAGCCGGCGCTGTTCAGCGCCAACTCCGAGGGTGCCTGTCCCACCTGCAACGGTGCCGGTGTCATCTTCATGGACCTGGCGATGATGGCGGGGGTCGCCACCCCCTGCGAGGACTGCGAGGGCAAGCGGTACCAGGCGTCGGTGCTGGACTACCACCTCGGCGGCCGCGACATCAGCGAGGTGCTCGCGATGTCGGTGGCCGAGGCGGAGGAGTTCTTCGGCGCGGGCGATGCGCATCTGCCGGCCGCGCACCGCATCCTGGAGCGGCTCGCCGACGTCGGCCTCGGCTACCTGAGCCTCGGCCAGCCGCTGACCACGCTCTCCGGCGGCGAACGCCAACGTCTCAAGCTGGCCACCCACATGGGCGACAAGGGCGGTGTCTACATCCTCGACGAACCGACCACCGGCCTCCACCTCGCCGACGTCGAGCAACTGCTCGGCCTGCTCGACCGGCTCGTCGACTCCGGCAAGTCCGTCATCGTCGTCGAGCACCACCAGGCCGTGATGGCGCACGCCGACTGGATCATCGACCTCGGTCCCGGTGCCGGTCACGACGGCGGCAAGGTCGTCTTCGAGGGGACGCCCGCGGACCTCGTCGAGGCCCGCTCCACCCTCACGGGCGAGCATCTCGCGGCGTACGTCGGCGGCTGA
- a CDS encoding MFS transporter, protein MPLPPDGDGRTPMQEMRTDRGSAGPDPRRWTVLGILSLALFVIILNNGLLHVALPSLMRDLHAGVGLTQWIVDGYALVFAACLLTAGTLSDRYGRKRATLSGVVLFGAGSLVALSADSAEQLIAARAVMGVAAAFVMPGTLSILVDVFPEEERPRAIAVWGSTSALGVAAGPVIGGALVQHFWWGSVFLVNLLPVAAVLVAGAVLLPESAAPVPRPADPVGAVLGSAGMVGLVYGAIHAAGGGWTSTAVLASFGGAVLAGALFVAWEWRHPYPMVDFALLRRPAFLGASLGNMLLFLGLAGTLFVLTQYLQVALGYGPLRAGLAIAPLALAVGAGSAAAPWLARRTGPRGGVAAGLAVTATGIWTLGAVSGGYPQLLGGLCLCGIGVGLALAPATDTVMGLVPPERSGNAAALNDTMQELGNALGVAVVGTVLAHGYSGPAAAGPMSGRTGHLLEQAASDGFRVAAAIVAAGAVLSGLLLPGPAPAGPDEDATGEAAEDHRAPDADAARQRTH, encoded by the coding sequence GTGCCGCTCCCTCCCGACGGCGACGGAAGGACCCCGATGCAGGAGATGCGTACGGACAGGGGCTCGGCGGGCCCGGACCCGCGGCGCTGGACGGTGCTCGGGATTCTCTCGCTCGCCCTCTTCGTGATCATCCTCAACAACGGGCTGCTCCACGTGGCGCTGCCCAGCCTGATGCGGGACCTGCACGCCGGTGTCGGCCTGACGCAGTGGATCGTCGACGGCTACGCCCTGGTCTTCGCCGCGTGTCTGCTGACCGCGGGCACGCTGTCCGACCGGTACGGCCGCAAGCGGGCCACCCTGTCGGGCGTCGTTCTCTTCGGCGCCGGATCGCTGGTGGCGCTGTCGGCGGACAGTGCGGAACAGCTCATCGCGGCCCGGGCGGTGATGGGCGTGGCCGCGGCGTTCGTCATGCCGGGCACCCTGTCGATCCTCGTGGACGTCTTCCCCGAGGAGGAACGGCCGCGGGCCATCGCCGTATGGGGCAGCACCTCCGCACTGGGCGTCGCCGCGGGCCCGGTCATCGGCGGGGCGCTCGTCCAGCATTTCTGGTGGGGCTCGGTCTTCCTGGTGAACCTCCTTCCGGTGGCCGCGGTGCTCGTCGCCGGTGCGGTGCTGCTGCCGGAGTCGGCCGCGCCGGTGCCCCGGCCCGCCGATCCGGTGGGCGCGGTCCTCGGTTCGGCCGGCATGGTGGGCCTCGTGTACGGCGCCATCCATGCGGCGGGCGGGGGCTGGACGTCCACGGCGGTGCTCGCCTCGTTCGGCGGGGCGGTGCTGGCGGGGGCGCTGTTCGTGGCCTGGGAGTGGCGGCACCCGTATCCGATGGTGGACTTCGCCCTCCTGCGCAGACCGGCCTTCCTCGGTGCGAGCCTGGGCAACATGCTGCTGTTCCTGGGGCTGGCCGGCACCTTGTTCGTGCTGACCCAGTACCTGCAGGTCGCCCTCGGCTACGGGCCGCTGCGGGCCGGACTCGCGATCGCGCCGCTGGCCCTGGCGGTCGGAGCCGGCTCCGCGGCCGCTCCCTGGCTCGCCCGCCGCACGGGGCCGAGGGGCGGCGTCGCGGCCGGCCTCGCGGTCACCGCCACGGGCATCTGGACGCTCGGAGCGGTGTCCGGCGGCTACCCGCAGCTGCTGGGCGGGCTCTGCCTGTGCGGCATCGGCGTCGGCCTGGCGCTGGCACCGGCGACGGACACCGTGATGGGCCTCGTACCGCCGGAGCGCTCGGGGAACGCGGCCGCTCTGAACGACACCATGCAGGAGCTGGGCAACGCTCTCGGCGTGGCCGTGGTCGGCACGGTCCTCGCCCACGGCTACAGCGGACCGGCGGCCGCGGGGCCGATGTCCGGCCGGACCGGCCATCTCCTCGAACAGGCCGCGTCCGACGGCTTCCGGGTGGCGGCCGCCATCGTCGCCGCCGGTGCCGTGCTGAGCGGTCTTCTGCTGCCCGGCCCCGCGCCCGCCGGCCCGGACGAGGACGCGACGGGCGAGGCCGCGGAGGATCACCGCGCACCCGACGCCGACGCCGCCCGCCAGCGAACCCACTGA
- a CDS encoding fatty acyl-AMP ligase — translation MNQETFTQRVLARAQARGTAEAFAFVHETDAQRRVERLTYAELDTRAKDIASWLQARGLAGRQVLLLYPSGLAFVEAFLGCQYAGAVAVPAPLPSAHDRHFQRLSRIAADAGIGAVLTTGEHAPVAESWLAGGGPDGVPCLATDTGPVGDATHWREPEPSADSLAFLQYTSGSTSEPKGVMVSHRNLMANEAAIQRSLGSGADSCLGSWLPLYHDMGLIGHVLHPLWLGARAALMDPETFMRRPVRWLEMIGDHGVTIGGGPNFGYDMCVRRVKDAELLTLDLSRWEQACNGAEPVRAETIDAFARRFAPAGFRPETFFPCYGMAETTLLVSGTPLGRPAVTRTVDTAALETGRLTGPVPGLAARTLVSSGVTHAEDFEVRIADPATLRDLGEEGIGEIWVRGASVAAGYWARPGATAETFGARLAGEDGTAGGWLRTGDLGALSDGELYVTGRLKEMIVVNGRNIYPHDVESAARSAHPSLGTGAVFAVRPHGDVRERLVVVLEVRGRGADAQAADHQDLLERVQRAVNEEFGVPAGNVLLVAPGTVRRTTSGKVQRTLMRRLFLAGALDPLLEVVEPAVRELRERTPVTVS, via the coding sequence ATGAACCAGGAAACATTCACCCAACGCGTGCTGGCCAGGGCGCAGGCCCGCGGCACGGCGGAGGCGTTCGCCTTCGTCCACGAGACGGACGCGCAGCGCCGTGTGGAGCGGCTGACCTACGCGGAGCTCGACACCCGGGCCAAGGACATCGCCTCCTGGCTGCAGGCGCGCGGCCTGGCGGGCCGGCAGGTGCTGTTGCTGTACCCCTCGGGCCTGGCGTTCGTCGAGGCCTTCCTCGGCTGCCAGTACGCGGGAGCCGTCGCCGTGCCGGCACCCCTTCCCTCCGCACACGACCGGCACTTCCAGCGGCTGTCGCGCATCGCGGCCGACGCGGGGATCGGCGCGGTGCTCACCACCGGCGAGCACGCACCGGTGGCCGAGTCCTGGCTGGCGGGCGGCGGGCCGGACGGCGTGCCGTGCCTGGCCACGGACACCGGACCGGTGGGAGACGCCACGCACTGGCGGGAGCCCGAACCGTCCGCCGACAGCCTGGCGTTCCTCCAGTACACCTCGGGATCGACGAGCGAGCCCAAGGGCGTGATGGTCTCGCACCGGAACCTGATGGCCAACGAGGCGGCCATCCAGCGCTCGCTGGGCTCCGGCGCCGACTCCTGCCTGGGCAGCTGGCTGCCGCTCTACCACGACATGGGGCTCATCGGGCATGTCCTGCATCCGCTGTGGCTGGGGGCGCGGGCCGCACTGATGGACCCCGAGACGTTCATGCGCCGGCCGGTGCGCTGGCTGGAGATGATCGGTGACCACGGGGTCACGATCGGGGGCGGCCCCAACTTCGGCTACGACATGTGCGTCCGGCGCGTGAAGGACGCGGAGCTGCTCACGCTCGACCTCTCCCGCTGGGAGCAGGCGTGCAACGGTGCGGAGCCGGTGCGCGCGGAGACCATCGACGCCTTCGCCCGACGGTTCGCCCCGGCCGGCTTCCGGCCCGAGACGTTCTTTCCCTGTTACGGAATGGCGGAGACGACACTGCTGGTCTCGGGCACTCCGCTCGGGCGCCCGGCCGTGACGCGCACCGTCGACACCGCGGCCCTGGAGACCGGGCGGCTCACCGGGCCCGTCCCGGGCCTGGCCGCGCGCACCCTGGTCAGCAGCGGGGTGACGCACGCCGAGGACTTCGAGGTGCGGATCGCCGATCCGGCCACCCTGCGGGATCTCGGCGAGGAGGGCATCGGCGAGATCTGGGTGCGCGGGGCGAGCGTCGCCGCCGGTTACTGGGCCCGCCCCGGGGCGACCGCGGAGACCTTCGGGGCGCGGCTCGCCGGGGAGGACGGGACAGCGGGCGGCTGGCTGCGGACCGGGGACCTCGGTGCCCTCAGCGACGGCGAACTCTATGTGACCGGCCGGCTCAAGGAGATGATCGTGGTCAACGGCCGGAACATCTACCCGCACGACGTGGAGTCCGCCGCCCGCTCGGCACACCCGTCGCTGGGCACGGGTGCGGTGTTCGCCGTGCGGCCGCACGGCGACGTACGCGAACGGCTCGTCGTCGTCCTGGAGGTCAGGGGCCGGGGCGCGGACGCGCAGGCGGCGGACCACCAGGACCTGCTGGAGCGGGTGCAGCGCGCGGTCAACGAGGAGTTCGGGGTGCCGGCGGGCAATGTGCTGCTGGTCGCCCCCGGAACCGTACGGCGCACCACGAGCGGCAAGGTCCAGCGGACCCTGATGCGGCGGCTGTTCCTGGCCGGAGCGCTCGATCCCCTGCTGGAGGTGGTCGAGCCGGCGGTGCGGGAGCTGAGGGAACGTACGCCGGTGACCGTCTCCTGA
- a CDS encoding VOC family protein — MNFTIHSAFLPHDDPDASVAFYRDVLGFEVRGDVGQGAMRWITVGPAGQPGTSLVLEPPYADPSVTDEERATVVAMMAKGTFARVLLTTDDLDATFEKVQAGTSEIVQEPTEQPYGVRDFAVRDPAGNLIRVQEQR, encoded by the coding sequence ATGAACTTCACCATTCACTCCGCCTTCCTTCCGCACGACGATCCGGACGCCTCGGTCGCGTTCTACCGCGACGTCCTGGGCTTCGAGGTCCGGGGCGACGTCGGCCAGGGCGCGATGCGCTGGATCACGGTCGGCCCGGCCGGGCAGCCCGGCACGTCCCTTGTCCTGGAACCGCCGTACGCCGATCCGTCCGTCACCGACGAGGAGCGCGCCACCGTCGTCGCCATGATGGCCAAGGGCACGTTCGCGCGCGTCCTGCTGACCACGGACGACCTCGACGCCACCTTCGAGAAGGTGCAGGCCGGCACCTCCGAGATCGTCCAGGAGCCGACCGAGCAGCCGTACGGCGTGCGTGACTTCGCCGTCCGCGACCCCGCGGGCAACCTGATCCGCGTCCAGGAACAGCGCTGA
- a CDS encoding EamA family transporter, translating into MPAVLVLLLAGTWLLSGALVTGTEPLTVAVGRTAVCCLVLTVAAASSASGRAGLRQAVARPGTVWLLGLLGFAGYAAGTLLAIPRIGTSLTNLVVALMPCASVAVGALFFGERPGPRKAAGALLACAAAAGYAALGADAGDLDGVGLLLVAAATTAFAVYGFLYRARLSRLPPLAVLPVLLAAATCLLLPMSLPALIAHPPTLAATGGIVLLGAAVYAPAYLVQHRLILLRGPVFTAAVQLAVPFTVRLGDWALGTAPAPSVAEILLLAVCCGGIALVTVRTGERPAARVPSGR; encoded by the coding sequence ATGCCGGCCGTCCTCGTGCTGCTCCTCGCAGGCACCTGGCTGCTCTCCGGCGCCCTGGTCACCGGCACCGAGCCGCTGACCGTGGCGGTGGGCCGTACCGCCGTGTGCTGTCTGGTCCTGACCGTCGCCGCCGCCTCGTCCGCGAGCGGACGGGCCGGTCTGCGGCAGGCGGTGGCGCGGCCGGGGACGGTGTGGCTGCTGGGGCTGCTCGGCTTCGCCGGGTACGCGGCCGGCACGCTCCTGGCCATCCCGCGCATCGGCACCTCGCTCACCAACCTCGTGGTCGCGCTGATGCCGTGCGCCTCGGTCGCGGTCGGCGCGCTGTTCTTCGGCGAGCGGCCGGGACCGCGCAAGGCCGCCGGCGCGCTCCTGGCCTGCGCGGCGGCCGCCGGATACGCGGCGCTGGGCGCGGACGCGGGGGACCTGGACGGGGTGGGGCTGCTGCTGGTGGCGGCCGCGACGACCGCCTTCGCGGTGTACGGGTTCCTGTACCGGGCGCGGCTGTCCCGGCTGCCGCCGCTCGCCGTGCTGCCGGTGCTCCTCGCTGCCGCCACCTGTCTGCTGCTCCCGATGTCGCTGCCCGCCCTGATCGCGCACCCGCCGACCCTCGCCGCGACAGGGGGCATCGTGCTGCTGGGAGCGGCGGTCTACGCCCCCGCCTACCTCGTGCAGCACCGGCTGATCCTGCTCCGCGGCCCGGTCTTCACGGCCGCCGTGCAACTGGCCGTCCCCTTCACCGTCCGCCTCGGCGACTGGGCCCTGGGGACCGCACCCGCGCCCTCGGTGGCCGAGATCCTGCTGCTGGCGGTGTGCTGCGGGGGGATCGCCCTCGTCACGGTCCGGACGGGAGAGCGGCCCGCCGCGCGGGTTCCCTCCGGCCGCTGA